The stretch of DNA TTACTAGGACAAGTTTCTATCCATCAATATGATATTTTAAACTTTCCTGGTGGCTTTTCTTTTGGTGATGATTTGGCTTCAGGTAAAGTAGTTTCTAATAAAATAAAATTCAAAAAATTACCTTCTGGAAAGGTCTTGCTTGATGAAATTAAGCAGTTTTTGGCAGATGGGAAATATATCTTAGGCGTTTGTAATGGTTTTCAAATGTTGGTACGCATGGGCTTATTGCCCAATACCAATAGTGATTTTGAGCCAGAAGCAACCCTGAGCAACAACAACTCTGGTAAATTTGAGGACCGTTGGGTCTATTGTAAAGTAAACAATGCCGCTCAAACACCCTTTCTAAAAGGAATTACTCAGATGGCGCTACCTGCTCGTCACGGAGAAGGAAAATTGATCTTTATGGACGATGAAATGCGTGCTAAGGTATCTAAAGAGCATTTAAATTGCTTGACTTATTGTACAGAAGATGGGGTAGAAACAGCAGCGTATCCTGCCAACCCCAATGGAGCTGATTTGAATTGTGCAGGTTTGACCAATCCTACAGGGCAGGTATTGGGACTAATGCCACATCCAGAAGCTTATTTGAGTTTGTACAACAACCCGAATTGGGGACAAATCAAGCGAAATAATCCTGATATTACAGAAGAGGGAGAAGGCTTGAAAATTTTTACGAATATTGTAGAGCACATCAAAGCGCAAAAACTGGCAACAGTTTAGTATTTTTAGGATTATTACTACTTACTAATTGAAGGCTAACCAATGAAAACAGGCATTCAACATATTGATATTCATACTTATAATAAACTAATACTTAAGGTATCTAGGAGAATTATTTAGGCTACATAGAGCCTGTTTGGGAAGTCTCTCAAACAGGCTCTATATGTTGGTATATAGAGCATTAGAATGAATTATTTTATCAAACATAAATCAATAAACAACAATGGATCTTTTGATTCCTATTAAACGAGCTTTAATTAGCGTTTCAGACAAGACAGGGGTGATTGAATTAGCGCAGTCTTTGGCAGATGCAGGCTGTGAAATCATTTCTACAGGGGGGACACAACGCAAACTAGAAGAAGCAGGTATTACAACAACCGAAATTTCAAAAGTAACAGGCAATCCTGAAGCTTTTGGTGGTCGTATGAAAACGATCTCTTTTAACATTGAATCAGCTTTGTTGTTCGATCGTGAAAAAGATGCTGAAGAGGCTGCTGCGCTCAATATTGAGTCTATTGATTTGGTGGTTTGTAACTTATATCCTTTTCAAAAAGTGTTGGAGCAAGGAGCAAATTTTGAAACCTTGATTGAAAATATTGACATTGGGGGACCAACGATGATTCGTGCTGCTGCCAAAAACTTTAAATATGTGGCAACAGTAACTCAGCCTTCGGATTACAATGAATTGATGGCTCAGTTGAAGAGCAACAAGGGAGCATTGACTTATGATTTTCGCAAAAAATTAATGTGCAAAGCGTTTAATCATACCGCAGACTATGATGCCTTGATTGCTACGACAATGGATCAAGAAATCGGAATCCATTCTTTGCGTTTGGGATTTGAAGAAGGAACAGACTTGCGTTATGGTGAAAATAGCCATCAGTCGGCTCGTTTTTACAAGCAAAAGGGAGCAGCCAATTCTTTGTACGATTTAAATGTTCTACATGGTAAGGCGTTGTCTTTTAATAATATTTTGGACATCAATGGTGCTATTGAGGCGATCAAAGAAGCCACTCGTCCTGCTTGTTCTGTGATCAAACACAGCAATCCTTGCGGATTATGCGAAGGAGATCATCAAGCAGAATTATTGCAATTGGCTTGGGCGGGTGACCCTATTTCTGCCTTTGGTTCTATCATTGCCTTTAACCAGACTGTTACGTTAGAAACCGTGCAGTTTTTCCAATTAGACAATGAAGATAGAAGTAAACGTAAATTTGTAGAGGTTGTTATTGCTCCTGATTTTACACCAGAGGCGTTAGCTTATTTACAACAACATAAAAACCTTCGTATTATTGAGTTTAATGCTGCTCGTTTGGTAGATGGTGTTGATTATCGTTATATGAATGGCAGTTTATTGGTTCAAGACACGGATACTGTTTTGCACAATAAATTGGATGTTGTAACCGAAAAAACAGTAGATATGGCGGTAGAACAACCGCTTATTGAATTTGGCTTGCGTGCCATCAAAACCATCAAATCGAATTCTATTGCGATCGTTCGTTTCAAAAATGGCTATGCTCAGCTATTGGGAATGGGTGCTGGACAACCCAATCGATTGGTGGCAACTAAATTATCAATTGAAAAATGCCGTGAGAACCTGCGCAATGAATATACTGGTGCAGCGGAAGATTTTGAAGCCTATGTTGCTCAAGAATTAGCAAATGCTTGGTTGATTTCAGATGCGTTCTTCCCTTTTGCAGATAATGTAGAATTAGCTGCTGCTGCTGGGGTTCGCAAGATCGTTCAACCTGGTGGTTCTATCCGAGATAAATCGGTGGTTAATACTTGTAATGAATTGGGTGTTTCAATGGTATTCACAGGTATTAGACATTTTAAACATTAATATTATTTAACAGAAAGCTGAGCCATTACTATTTGGACGCAAAAGGCAGTGGCTTAGGTTTTTATACTATTTTTATACGTAAATATTTAATATAAAATCATGGATTGCTTAACAAAATTCGTTTCCCCTCAATTAAAAACTATTCATAGAGGTAAAGTTAGAGACAGTATTCGTATTGACGACAACACTCGTATGATTGTTGTAACCGATCGAATTTCTGCATTTAACAAGAAAATCAAAACGCCTATTCCTACTAAAGGGGCTGTATTGAATGGTATTGCTAATTTTTGGTTTGAACAGACTAAACACATTATCGACAACCATGTTATTGAGCAAGTTGATGATTATATAACCTTGGTAAAAGAAGCAGAACCAATTCGAGTAGAAATGATCGTTCGTGGTTATTTGACAGGTTCAATGTGGAGAGGTTATCAGAATGGAAAGCGTCAAATTAGTGATGTAGTCGTTTCTGACGGAATGGTTAAAAATCAAAAATTTGATAGCC from Aureispira anguillae encodes:
- a CDS encoding phosphoribosylformylglycinamidine synthase subunit PurQ, with amino-acid sequence MTAVKSLVITGFGINCEEEMAAAYHLAGATADIVHLNEILLGQVSIHQYDILNFPGGFSFGDDLASGKVVSNKIKFKKLPSGKVLLDEIKQFLADGKYILGVCNGFQMLVRMGLLPNTNSDFEPEATLSNNNSGKFEDRWVYCKVNNAAQTPFLKGITQMALPARHGEGKLIFMDDEMRAKVSKEHLNCLTYCTEDGVETAAYPANPNGADLNCAGLTNPTGQVLGLMPHPEAYLSLYNNPNWGQIKRNNPDITEEGEGLKIFTNIVEHIKAQKLATV
- the purH gene encoding bifunctional phosphoribosylaminoimidazolecarboxamide formyltransferase/IMP cyclohydrolase, coding for MDLLIPIKRALISVSDKTGVIELAQSLADAGCEIISTGGTQRKLEEAGITTTEISKVTGNPEAFGGRMKTISFNIESALLFDREKDAEEAAALNIESIDLVVCNLYPFQKVLEQGANFETLIENIDIGGPTMIRAAAKNFKYVATVTQPSDYNELMAQLKSNKGALTYDFRKKLMCKAFNHTADYDALIATTMDQEIGIHSLRLGFEEGTDLRYGENSHQSARFYKQKGAANSLYDLNVLHGKALSFNNILDINGAIEAIKEATRPACSVIKHSNPCGLCEGDHQAELLQLAWAGDPISAFGSIIAFNQTVTLETVQFFQLDNEDRSKRKFVEVVIAPDFTPEALAYLQQHKNLRIIEFNAARLVDGVDYRYMNGSLLVQDTDTVLHNKLDVVTEKTVDMAVEQPLIEFGLRAIKTIKSNSIAIVRFKNGYAQLLGMGAGQPNRLVATKLSIEKCRENLRNEYTGAAEDFEAYVAQELANAWLISDAFFPFADNVELAAAAGVRKIVQPGGSIRDKSVVNTCNELGVSMVFTGIRHFKH